The Thermosulfurimonas sp. F29 genome includes a window with the following:
- a CDS encoding O-antigen ligase, whose amino-acid sequence MLLRFEFRKFFALFFFVLGYSSLWISLFFKHTRGLLYGGHIALLLSFLLFYSEIKSILYSDKKLVFLQTIFLLALLIAVAYSPYPEASLDAFLLNYFFHISLFFLIYGLISRFSSFIILDAIWIIPLIINLFVCLFCLVKSLKICSLKWKCLFTIGINFIGPNLLKGLVSTSTVFVLCFFYFVSLGINFKGFKRYLSLIVSFMDFAFILWFGRRAAILGIILGSFLVALYHPSRKFSNYILYLTILITTLIVVISFSYYGRSIFIRSDKIFLLLSSRYENWPQAGSLGQRFYIWPLYFKEALSHPFRGTGLARRVQKRVLRELNRKALNLEHAHNLFLNLWLQAGIQAVIPLVIFYFWTLRKALKLVQIKHHLGTALFAFLIAFLVMSCFEGLEELTRFTPFWIGSGLVWGYAARASSTSSG is encoded by the coding sequence ATGCTGCTCAGGTTTGAGTTTAGGAAATTTTTTGCCCTATTTTTCTTCGTTTTAGGATACTCTTCTTTATGGATTTCTCTTTTTTTTAAACATACCAGAGGCCTTCTTTATGGTGGACATATAGCCTTACTTCTTTCTTTTTTATTATTCTATTCCGAGATTAAATCTATACTTTATTCTGATAAAAAATTAGTGTTTTTGCAAACAATTTTTCTGTTAGCCCTACTTATTGCCGTAGCATACAGCCCATATCCAGAAGCCTCTCTAGATGCGTTTTTATTGAATTATTTTTTTCACATATCTCTCTTTTTCTTAATTTATGGATTAATTAGTCGTTTTTCTTCTTTTATAATTCTAGATGCAATTTGGATAATTCCACTAATCATCAATCTGTTTGTATGTCTATTTTGTTTAGTAAAATCCTTAAAAATATGCTCTTTAAAGTGGAAGTGTTTGTTTACAATAGGCATAAATTTTATTGGCCCCAATTTACTAAAAGGCCTTGTTTCTACATCTACTGTATTTGTTTTGTGTTTTTTCTATTTTGTAAGCCTCGGAATTAACTTTAAAGGTTTTAAGAGGTACTTATCTTTGATAGTATCTTTTATGGATTTTGCTTTTATTTTATGGTTTGGACGAAGAGCAGCTATATTAGGAATAATTCTGGGCTCCTTTTTAGTAGCTTTATATCACCCTTCTCGTAAATTCTCGAATTACATTCTATATTTAACCATTTTAATAACGACTTTAATAGTTGTTATCTCATTTTCTTATTATGGACGAAGTATTTTTATTCGTAGCGATAAAATTTTTCTCTTGCTTAGCTCACGATATGAAAACTGGCCTCAAGCAGGTTCGTTAGGACAAAGATTTTACATTTGGCCTTTATACTTTAAAGAAGCCCTAAGCCATCCATTTCGAGGAACAGGATTAGCCCGCAGGGTTCAAAAAAGAGTTCTACGAGAATTGAATCGCAAAGCTCTAAATTTAGAACATGCCCACAATCTTTTCTTAAATTTGTGGCTTCAGGCAGGGATACAGGCTGTAATACCATTAGTTATTTTTTATTTCTGGACTCTCCGTAAAGCTCTAAAATTGGTACAAATTAAACATCACTTGGGTACAGCGCTTTTTGCCTTCTTGATTGCTTTTTTAGTAATGAGCTGCTTTGAAGGATTAGAAGAACTCACCCGCTTTACCCCTTTCTGGATCGGGAGCGGGTTGGTGTGGGGATATGCCGCGCGGGCGAGTAGCACTTCTTCTGGATAG
- a CDS encoding glycosyltransferase family 2 protein, whose amino-acid sequence MISVVIPVHNEEKNIEPLYREIVAALEPLGEEFEIIFVNDGSTDGTGEVLRRLKMGDPRVRILEMDRNRGEAAALTAGFFHARGEIVASMDGDGQNDPAYLPEMIRRLREGGYAVVSGWRMKRKEPLFTRRIPSWIANRIIGLITGVRVHDNGCSLKVYRAEVVKRVQIPHGFHRFIPAVFGVKNHEVAEVRIVDRPRRFGRSHYGLKRTFEVLRELLTIRFVLGNRPAKERRLFLSFLILAVLSPATYLVFPNFRPWFSLAFLVLAALAFLIYRNLHRFNQAQERGVFVVQEVIHAAQV is encoded by the coding sequence ATGATCTCCGTGGTGATTCCCGTTCACAACGAGGAAAAGAACATAGAGCCCCTTTATCGGGAGATAGTGGCGGCGCTTGAGCCCCTGGGGGAGGAGTTCGAGATCATCTTCGTGAACGACGGAAGCACCGACGGGACGGGGGAGGTCCTGCGGAGGCTAAAAATGGGGGATCCCCGGGTGCGGATCCTTGAGATGGATCGCAACCGGGGCGAGGCCGCGGCCCTTACGGCGGGTTTTTTTCATGCCCGGGGTGAAATCGTGGCCAGCATGGACGGCGACGGCCAGAACGATCCGGCCTATCTTCCGGAGATGATCCGCAGGCTCCGTGAAGGGGGCTACGCCGTGGTCTCCGGCTGGCGCATGAAGCGAAAGGAACCCCTTTTTACCCGGCGTATTCCCTCCTGGATTGCCAACCGGATCATCGGGCTCATCACCGGGGTGCGGGTGCACGACAACGGGTGCAGCCTCAAGGTTTACCGGGCGGAGGTGGTGAAGAGGGTGCAGATTCCCCACGGTTTTCACCGGTTCATCCCGGCGGTCTTCGGGGTGAAGAACCACGAGGTGGCCGAGGTGCGGATCGTGGACCGCCCCCGCCGTTTCGGGCGCAGTCATTACGGCCTGAAACGCACCTTCGAGGTCCTGCGCGAACTCCTCACCATCCGGTTTGTGTTGGGGAATCGCCCGGCCAAGGAGAGACGGTTATTTCTGAGTTTTCTGATTCTAGCCGTTCTTTCCCCGGCGACATACCTGGTCTTTCCGAACTTCCGACCGTGGTTTTCGTTGGCCTTTTTGGTCTTGGCGGCCCTGGCCTTTCTTATTTACCGTAACCTACACCGCTTTAACCAGGCCCAGGAAAGAGGCGTTTTTGTAGTCCAGGAAGTAATACATGCTGCTCAGGTTTGA
- a CDS encoding retropepsin-like aspartic protease: MGVIVKRVRLEGSKGEAEVEVLFDSGASMSFIRRGLAERLGLVEVLPRPYRFETAEAGRIIEAREAVRLDFYLNGDRLSDEFLVLPDEVATEEVVIGASTLQKWRLVLDFEKEDVYSVRKVKKHMLK, translated from the coding sequence ATGGGCGTAATAGTAAAGAGGGTACGACTCGAGGGTTCGAAGGGTGAGGCCGAGGTGGAGGTCCTGTTTGACTCCGGAGCCAGCATGTCCTTCATAAGACGGGGGCTTGCGGAACGCCTTGGCCTGGTGGAGGTCCTTCCCAGACCTTATCGGTTTGAAACCGCGGAGGCGGGAAGAATAATCGAAGCCCGGGAGGCCGTCCGGCTGGATTTTTACCTCAACGGGGATCGTCTGTCCGACGAATTCCTGGTTCTTCCCGACGAGGTGGCCACTGAGGAGGTGGTCATCGGGGCTTCCACCCTTCAGAAGTGGCGTCTGGTGCTGGATTTCGAAAAGGAGGATGTTTACAGCGTCCGCAAGGTGAAAAAACACATGCTCAAATGA
- a CDS encoding DegT/DnrJ/EryC1/StrS aminotransferase family protein → MSVPLLDLRRDWPEIREEVEAGWRKVTESMRLLNGENLRAFEEEVARFFGARFAFGVGSGTAALWLALIACGIGPGDEVLIQANGFVADVEAVVWAGARPVLVEAEEEFFGPDPAAVERAIGPRTKALIVVHMYGHPAHIGELSEICRRHGLVLIEDASHAHGAEYRGRKVGTFGKVGCFSCGPVKNLNALGDAGFVLTDDEEVAHRLRYLRVHGQVRKNEHEFYGFNSRLDELQAVVLRARLRRLSEKNARRREIAEIYRRELSGLPDLRLPPGDGADRVSVYHRFVIFTPRRNELQAYLKERGIGTGIYYPVPLHLQPAWRAAGFPELPRGTFPVAERLCGEGLALPMFPEMTEAEIREVIAAVREFFGV, encoded by the coding sequence ATGTCCGTACCTTTGCTGGACTTGAGGCGGGACTGGCCGGAGATTCGGGAGGAGGTTGAGGCCGGCTGGCGGAAGGTCACGGAGAGCATGCGGCTCCTAAACGGGGAGAATCTTCGGGCCTTCGAGGAGGAGGTGGCGAGGTTTTTCGGGGCCCGCTTTGCCTTCGGAGTGGGTTCCGGCACGGCGGCCCTGTGGCTAGCGCTCATCGCCTGCGGAATTGGCCCCGGAGATGAGGTCCTTATCCAGGCCAACGGTTTCGTGGCCGATGTGGAGGCCGTGGTCTGGGCCGGGGCCCGTCCGGTGCTGGTGGAGGCCGAGGAGGAGTTTTTCGGGCCGGATCCGGCGGCGGTGGAGCGAGCCATAGGTCCCCGAACCAAGGCCCTCATCGTGGTTCACATGTACGGCCACCCGGCCCACATCGGGGAACTTTCGGAGATCTGTCGTCGTCACGGTCTCGTCCTCATCGAGGACGCCTCTCATGCCCACGGGGCGGAATACCGCGGTCGCAAGGTGGGCACCTTCGGGAAGGTGGGATGTTTCAGCTGCGGGCCGGTAAAGAACCTGAACGCCCTGGGGGATGCCGGATTCGTGCTAACGGACGACGAGGAGGTGGCCCATCGTCTGCGTTACCTTCGGGTGCACGGTCAGGTCCGCAAGAACGAACACGAATTTTACGGGTTTAACAGTCGTCTCGACGAGCTTCAGGCGGTGGTCCTGCGGGCAAGACTCCGGCGCCTTTCGGAGAAAAACGCCCGCCGGCGAGAGATCGCGGAGATCTACCGGCGGGAGCTTTCGGGGCTTCCGGATCTGCGTCTCCCGCCGGGGGACGGGGCGGATCGGGTGAGCGTATACCACCGCTTCGTAATCTTCACTCCCCGTCGGAATGAACTCCAGGCCTACCTGAAGGAACGGGGAATCGGCACCGGGATTTATTATCCGGTACCGCTTCACCTTCAGCCGGCCTGGCGTGCGGCCGGATTCCCCGAACTTCCCCGGGGGACCTTTCCGGTGGCCGAAAGGCTCTGCGGGGAGGGGCTTGCCCTTCCCATGTTCCCGGAGATGACCGAGGCCGAGATCCGGGAGGTAATCGCAGCCGTAAGGGAGTTTTTCGGAGTATAA
- a CDS encoding Gfo/Idh/MocA family protein, whose protein sequence is MALQVVSMKEVRLALIGCGKAASRHRRLFREMPGVRVVAVSDLNPDKARDFAEDLRSAWYTDWREMLERHPEIEVVDIAVPSGLHARVALPVMREYRKHVLLEKPIALLLDEAREMVDTAEALGLKLVTVYQNRFNLPVKLVREALLSGLFGKPVLFSARFYWCRRQDYYDSAAWRGTWALDGGALAQQGAHHVDMLRWLGGEVESVYAEMATRLNRLEAEDLLVGTIRFKNGALGTIEATTCARPRDLGAELVLLGEKGSARLGGFAMNELTHLAFENGGPPGEEVEAHRRNPEDPLGFAHRECLRAALRYFSGEPPDPRLCLGREALASLELIQALYESAERGEPVRFPFTPEKSRLGKGV, encoded by the coding sequence ATGGCCCTTCAGGTTGTATCCATGAAAGAGGTAAGACTGGCCCTTATAGGCTGCGGCAAGGCCGCCAGCAGGCACCGGCGTCTATTCCGGGAGATGCCGGGGGTGAGGGTGGTGGCGGTCTCGGACCTCAATCCGGACAAGGCCCGGGACTTTGCGGAGGATCTCCGCTCGGCCTGGTATACGGACTGGCGGGAGATGCTCGAGCGTCATCCCGAAATTGAGGTGGTGGACATAGCGGTTCCCTCGGGGCTTCACGCCCGGGTGGCCCTTCCGGTGATGCGGGAGTACCGCAAGCATGTGCTTCTTGAAAAACCCATCGCCCTTCTTCTCGACGAGGCCCGGGAAATGGTGGACACCGCCGAGGCCCTGGGGTTGAAACTGGTTACGGTCTACCAGAATCGCTTCAATCTTCCGGTAAAGCTGGTGCGTGAGGCTTTGCTTTCCGGGCTATTCGGAAAACCGGTTCTCTTTTCGGCCCGATTTTACTGGTGTCGCCGGCAGGACTATTACGACAGCGCGGCCTGGAGGGGGACCTGGGCCCTTGACGGCGGGGCTCTCGCCCAGCAGGGAGCCCATCATGTGGACATGCTGCGCTGGCTCGGCGGGGAGGTGGAAAGCGTTTACGCCGAAATGGCCACCCGTCTCAATCGCCTGGAGGCCGAGGATCTTCTGGTGGGGACCATACGGTTTAAGAATGGGGCCCTGGGGACCATCGAGGCCACCACCTGTGCCCGTCCCCGGGATCTGGGAGCGGAACTGGTCCTTCTGGGGGAAAAGGGCTCGGCCCGGCTCGGGGGATTTGCCATGAACGAGCTCACGCATCTCGCCTTCGAGAACGGAGGCCCTCCCGGCGAGGAGGTGGAGGCCCATCGCCGCAATCCCGAGGATCCCCTGGGCTTCGCCCACCGGGAATGTCTCCGGGCGGCCCTGCGCTATTTTTCGGGAGAACCCCCGGATCCTCGTCTCTGTCTGGGACGGGAGGCCCTGGCTTCCCTGGAATTGATCCAGGCCCTTTACGAGTCCGCCGAACGGGGGGAGCCGGTGCGTTTCCCCTTCACCCCTGAAAAATCCCGTCTGGGAAAAGGAGTTTGA
- a CDS encoding glycosyltransferase family 39 protein yields MKREGKILILFGAGVLVFLFLNLGDRPLWGVEGRWAEGVREMMLRGDWWVPTINGVPHITKPLIPYWLIRFSASLFGGLNEFTVRLPVVLCALATLLAFYALAGVFLERYWALVATGMLATSWGFVAYARVAQSEIYQLAGITAALAFYFRYRERTSLVGYLGFWFSAVFAALSKGLPGLAVPVLTAAVDLARHRNPRHLNAKNLLAAGTALAVYLGHYYALSRAVGSELPFHLFVRENLLQAVSPYDNREPFYVYFLYVPELLLPWTPFFLMALAWGMGQWRNLSERERLVLLSIAAVFLLFTLARARRSYYILPILPFCVLLTSTYLSRVIRTPGRYSLGLFYLYGALTFFAGVALCLAPFIWGWLSLPPLSLRLKLAVTLAGMITTVSLVLCVLRSTPPWGLIFSYLAMAVVGLSVLTPTLTPPSEKAFGRELARLARARGETPCALGKVSANLFFYLEWPGPIPVFQTPEDWPSRCRMVFFRESLYRKETLLGTALREKGFRVYGLADPLLSRDTNKNYLLAVPGKWRLKWPFRLYP; encoded by the coding sequence ATGAAACGGGAAGGAAAGATCCTTATCCTTTTTGGAGCGGGGGTGCTGGTTTTTCTCTTTTTGAACCTGGGAGACCGGCCTCTCTGGGGGGTGGAAGGACGCTGGGCCGAGGGTGTACGGGAGATGATGCTCCGGGGGGACTGGTGGGTGCCCACCATAAACGGCGTACCCCACATCACCAAACCCCTCATCCCTTACTGGTTGATCCGCTTTTCGGCCTCCCTTTTCGGAGGGCTCAACGAGTTCACCGTGCGCCTGCCCGTGGTCCTGTGCGCTTTGGCCACCCTTCTCGCCTTTTACGCCCTGGCCGGAGTCTTTCTGGAACGATACTGGGCTCTGGTAGCCACCGGGATGCTGGCCACCTCGTGGGGTTTTGTGGCCTATGCCCGGGTGGCCCAGAGCGAGATCTACCAGCTGGCCGGGATCACCGCCGCCCTGGCCTTTTACTTTCGTTATCGGGAACGGACCTCCCTCGTCGGATACCTGGGCTTCTGGTTTTCAGCGGTCTTTGCCGCCCTCTCCAAAGGACTTCCGGGGCTCGCGGTGCCGGTGCTCACGGCCGCGGTGGACCTGGCCCGCCACCGGAATCCACGCCACCTGAACGCTAAAAACCTGCTGGCGGCAGGGACGGCCCTGGCGGTGTATCTGGGCCACTACTACGCCCTTTCCCGGGCCGTGGGAAGCGAGCTCCCCTTCCACCTCTTCGTGCGCGAAAACCTGCTCCAGGCGGTCTCCCCCTACGACAACCGCGAACCCTTCTATGTGTACTTTCTTTATGTGCCGGAATTGCTTCTCCCCTGGACGCCTTTCTTTCTGATGGCACTCGCGTGGGGTATGGGTCAGTGGCGAAATCTTTCCGAAAGGGAACGACTGGTCCTTCTCTCCATAGCGGCGGTCTTCCTTCTCTTTACCCTGGCCCGCGCCCGACGTTCTTACTACATCCTTCCCATTCTTCCCTTCTGCGTGCTGCTCACCTCCACTTATCTCTCCCGGGTCATCCGGACCCCGGGAAGGTACAGTCTGGGGCTCTTCTACCTGTACGGGGCGCTGACCTTTTTCGCAGGAGTCGCCCTGTGCCTGGCCCCGTTCATCTGGGGATGGTTGTCTCTCCCCCCTTTATCCCTTCGCCTCAAACTGGCCGTAACTCTTGCGGGAATGATAACCACGGTCTCCCTCGTCCTCTGCGTGTTGCGTTCCACCCCTCCCTGGGGGCTGATTTTTTCCTATCTGGCCATGGCGGTGGTGGGGCTCTCCGTGCTGACTCCGACCCTCACCCCTCCCTCCGAAAAGGCGTTCGGGCGAGAACTGGCTCGTCTCGCCCGTGCCCGCGGTGAGACTCCCTGTGCCCTGGGAAAGGTTTCGGCCAATCTGTTTTTCTATCTTGAGTGGCCGGGGCCGATTCCCGTCTTTCAAACCCCTGAGGACTGGCCCTCCCGGTGTCGGATGGTATTTTTCCGGGAATCACTTTACAGAAAAGAGACTCTCCTCGGAACCGCACTTCGGGAAAAGGGCTTCAGGGTGTACGGTCTTGCGGATCCCCTCCTTTCCCGGGACACGAACAAGAATTATCTCCTTGCCGTTCCGGGGAAGTGGCGGTTAAAATGGCCCTTCAGGTTGTATCCATGA
- a CDS encoding glycosyltransferase family 39 protein, with protein sequence MKPSLKLLFVLALFMGLWFQGTRPLMGRDEHRYPQIAHEMLIRREFIVPYWQGHPHLTKPPLFYWFLAAGEALFGNHPWGIRVPNAVSYAVTSWAVGACGKILFGEAGEIAGLLYACTLTPFVAANIVTPDTLLIMWEVLAAWAFFRRSILVWIFWALAFMTKGTAVLPVMTPFVYYGWISRRNWRGLLFGIILFSTVAFPWYLYIQFKFPWFWKLFLREQVTGRLFFNYYHRNSAWYAPLYLYLPLLTLGALPGFYFLVKDRDVLPEMWKHSRRFRLVAGWYLLPLAVFWLARSRLPLYILPLFAPFVLVVTALRMRKRPFPGKPFWVSWILGLLLLKAGLSWWLKIHGIFPQ encoded by the coding sequence ATGAAACCTTCTCTGAAGTTGCTCTTTGTGCTGGCTCTCTTCATGGGTCTCTGGTTTCAGGGAACGCGGCCCCTTATGGGACGGGACGAACATCGGTATCCACAGATTGCCCACGAAATGTTGATCCGTAGGGAATTCATAGTTCCCTACTGGCAGGGGCATCCTCACCTGACCAAACCTCCACTCTTTTACTGGTTCCTGGCGGCCGGAGAAGCCCTATTCGGAAATCATCCTTGGGGGATCAGAGTCCCCAATGCCGTGTCCTACGCCGTGACCTCCTGGGCAGTAGGCGCCTGCGGAAAAATCCTTTTTGGTGAAGCCGGAGAAATAGCCGGTCTCCTCTATGCCTGCACCCTCACTCCCTTCGTGGCCGCCAATATCGTGACTCCGGATACCCTGCTGATAATGTGGGAGGTTCTGGCCGCATGGGCCTTCTTCAGGAGATCCATCCTGGTCTGGATTTTCTGGGCCCTGGCCTTCATGACCAAGGGCACCGCGGTCCTTCCGGTGATGACCCCCTTTGTCTACTACGGATGGATCTCCAGACGGAACTGGCGGGGATTACTTTTCGGCATAATCCTTTTTTCGACGGTAGCCTTCCCCTGGTATCTTTACATTCAATTTAAGTTCCCCTGGTTCTGGAAACTTTTCCTCCGGGAACAGGTCACGGGAAGACTCTTCTTTAACTACTACCACCGCAACAGCGCCTGGTACGCCCCCCTTTACTTGTATCTCCCTCTCCTTACCCTGGGAGCCCTTCCGGGATTCTATTTCCTGGTGAAGGATCGGGATGTCCTGCCGGAGATGTGGAAACATTCCCGGAGGTTTCGGCTGGTGGCCGGCTGGTATCTTCTTCCGCTTGCGGTCTTCTGGCTGGCCAGGTCCCGGCTTCCCCTTTACATTTTGCCCCTGTTCGCTCCCTTTGTTCTAGTGGTAACGGCTTTGAGGATGAGAAAAAGACCTTTTCCGGGAAAACCCTTCTGGGTAAGCTGGATACTCGGGCTGCTCCTTCTCAAAGCCGGACTTTCCTGGTGGCTCAAAATTCATGGTATATTTCCGCAGTAA
- a CDS encoding response regulator transcription factor produces the protein MRKILVIEDDANLRAFLSRGLREAGFSVEEAPDALSAEFLLGETEVDLVILDLMLPDIDGFDLLRRIRRRYPRLPVLILSARSTVEDRVRGLELGSDDYLTKPFSFAELLARVKALLRRTAPGPEPEEILRAGSLEMDLKRREVRVDGRAVELSPKEFALLEYLLRNRGRVLTKIQILERIWGYQFSPESNIVEVYICRLRDKLGLKQGRRPLIRTIRQVGYILTDET, from the coding sequence ATGCGAAAGATCCTGGTGATCGAGGACGACGCGAACCTGCGGGCCTTTCTTTCCCGGGGACTCAGGGAGGCGGGTTTTTCCGTGGAGGAGGCCCCGGATGCCCTGTCCGCGGAATTCCTTCTAGGGGAGACCGAGGTGGATCTGGTAATTCTGGACCTTATGCTTCCGGATATAGACGGATTTGATCTCCTACGGAGAATTCGACGGCGTTATCCCCGTCTTCCAGTTCTCATTTTAAGCGCCCGTAGCACCGTGGAGGATCGGGTTCGGGGCCTTGAGCTCGGAAGTGACGATTATCTCACCAAGCCCTTTTCCTTTGCCGAATTGTTGGCCCGGGTGAAAGCCCTCCTGCGACGAACCGCTCCAGGCCCCGAGCCGGAGGAGATCCTTCGAGCCGGTTCGCTGGAGATGGATCTCAAACGCCGGGAGGTAAGGGTGGATGGGCGTGCGGTGGAACTTTCTCCCAAAGAGTTTGCTCTTCTGGAGTATCTCCTCCGAAATCGAGGAAGGGTGCTTACCAAGATTCAGATCCTGGAACGCATATGGGGATACCAATTTTCTCCGGAGTCTAACATCGTAGAGGTATATATCTGTCGGCTCCGGGACAAATTGGGACTGAAACAGGGACGACGCCCTCTTATTCGCACCATCCGCCAGGTGGGCTATATTCTCACCGATGAGACCTGA
- a CDS encoding sensor histidine kinase KdpD translates to MTVLYTILFFVSTIFLFGVVHVLLRERLLQYQDLDLREDLSEIFTIYQRKGVAGLRTLVAAEIREEGPENYFFRLMDPAGRLILQEGSSRFSRLPWPEGYPSEPRFFLFRLPDGLRVRGVLFRVGPYRAEMAVPLRFNRHLLREVHRAFLWAGGLALFLSIPLGFWLSRRSLRQITEMEKVTREIMENRDFSRRIPLSGRKDEADRLAQTLNRMLETLEIYLRELRQIFDNLAHDFKNLLAHLRLLAERALERTGPEREELIVSILYESDRFLHLLNTLLDISEAETGLLKLNRERFPVAELLEEIRQIFELLAGEKGLRFEIHYPPRELYLAGDRARLLRALFNLVDNAFKYTPPGGRVILKTEKEEEWIKITVEDTGPGLSPEERSRIFERFYTGKRGARGRGLGLALVKAYIEAHGGEVKAISKPGHGTAFEIRLPGGEK, encoded by the coding sequence ATGACGGTCCTCTATACCATTCTCTTCTTTGTGAGCACTATTTTCCTTTTTGGTGTGGTCCATGTTCTACTCCGGGAACGATTGCTTCAGTATCAGGATCTGGATCTTCGGGAAGACCTCTCCGAGATCTTCACCATTTATCAGCGAAAGGGTGTGGCGGGATTGAGGACCCTGGTGGCTGCCGAGATCAGGGAGGAGGGGCCGGAAAATTATTTTTTCCGTCTGATGGATCCCGCAGGCCGCCTGATCCTTCAGGAGGGGTCCTCCAGATTCTCGCGGCTGCCCTGGCCGGAGGGATACCCCTCGGAACCGCGTTTTTTCCTCTTCAGGTTGCCCGATGGCCTCCGGGTAAGAGGGGTCCTTTTTAGGGTGGGGCCCTATCGGGCCGAAATGGCCGTGCCTCTTCGTTTCAATCGTCATCTTCTCCGGGAAGTCCACCGTGCCTTCCTCTGGGCCGGAGGTCTGGCGTTATTTCTTAGTATTCCTCTGGGATTCTGGCTTTCCCGTCGTTCCCTCCGTCAGATCACCGAAATGGAAAAGGTGACCCGGGAGATCATGGAAAACCGGGATTTTTCCCGAAGGATTCCTCTTTCCGGACGGAAAGACGAGGCCGATCGCCTGGCCCAGACCCTTAACCGCATGCTCGAGACCCTGGAGATTTACCTTCGAGAATTGCGCCAGATTTTCGACAACCTGGCCCACGATTTCAAGAACCTTCTGGCTCATCTGCGTCTCCTGGCCGAAAGGGCCCTGGAGAGGACCGGTCCGGAAAGGGAGGAGCTTATCGTGAGTATTCTTTACGAAAGCGATAGATTCCTGCATCTGTTGAATACCCTCCTCGACATCTCCGAGGCCGAGACCGGTCTTCTCAAGCTCAATCGGGAACGCTTCCCGGTGGCGGAGCTTCTGGAGGAAATTCGACAAATCTTTGAACTCCTGGCCGGTGAAAAGGGGTTGCGCTTCGAGATTCATTATCCTCCACGGGAGTTATACCTTGCCGGGGATCGGGCCCGTCTGCTGCGGGCCCTCTTTAACCTGGTGGACAACGCCTTCAAGTACACACCCCCCGGCGGGCGGGTGATCCTTAAAACGGAAAAGGAAGAAGAGTGGATCAAGATTACGGTTGAGGATACCGGGCCCGGTCTCAGCCCGGAGGAACGGTCCCGGATCTTTGAGAGATTCTACACCGGAAAACGAGGGGCCAGAGGACGGGGTCTGGGCCTGGCCCTGGTTAAGGCCTATATCGAAGCCCACGGAGGAGAAGTGAAAGCAATAAGCAAACCCGGACACGGAACCGCATTTGAGATCCGTCTGCCCGGTGGAGAGAAATGA